The nucleotide window ATACAGTTAACACAGTCATCCTCGATGAAGCGGATGAAATGTTAAACATGGGCTTCATTGAAGACATTGAATCCATTCTTGCGGCAACACCTGATGATCGCCAAACGTTGCTCTTCTCAGCAACAATGCCTGGTCCAATTCAAAGAATGGCAGAAAAGTTCATGAAGGATCCGCAAATTGTTCGTGTAAAAACGAAAGAATTGACGATGCCTTCCATCGAACAATATTACCTTGAAGTGCAAGAAAGAAATAAATTTGACGTTTTAACAAGACTCTTGGATATCCAATCACCGGAATTAGCGATTGTGTTTGGTCGTACGAAGCGCCGTGTTGATGAATTATCGGAAGCATTAACGTTAAGAGGATATACAGCAGAAGGTATTCATGGTGATTTAAGCCAGGCAAAACGTATATTCTGTTCTTCGTAAATTTAAAGAAGGTACTATCGATGTCCTTGTAGCAACAGACGTTGCAGCGAGGGGCCTAGATATTTCTGGAGTTACCCATGTATATAACTTCGACATCCCACAAGATCCGGAAAGTTATGTACACCGAATCGGACGTACGGGCCGTGCTGGTAAAAAGGGTATTGCCTTAACTTTCATTACACCGCGGGAAAAATCATATCTTGCAGTCGTTGAAAGAACAACGAAACGTAAGATGGAAAAAATGAAGGCTCCAACGCTTGATGAAGCATTAGAAGGCCAACAAAAAGCGGTTGTTGAGAAAATCGTCCAAACGATCGAATCAAACAATTTACATTATTATAAAGCGGCAGCTCAAGAATTACTTGAAGAAAATGATGCTTCAACAGTAATTGCAGCAGTTCTTAAAATGTTAACAAAAGAACCGGATACAACTCCGATTAAATTAACTGAAGAACAGCTTCCACAAAAAAGAGATAGAAAACCGCAAGACCGTGACCGTCGCAGAAGAGATGATTCTCGTGGATCATACGGCGGAGGCGGCGACCGCAATCGTAAAAAGGCACCTGTGAAGCCAAGAAGCGGTGAAAAAAGAACTGGTGGAAAATCAACAAAACCAAGAAGCTATAACCACCAATCATAAAATGATGAGCATGGATAATCTCCGTGCTCTTTTTTGTGTTAAACCGACAGCCGATTACTAGGAATCGGCTGTCGTTATTTTTGCGCTAAAAGGCCAACGATTGCAATGATGATGATAGCAGCCCAAATTAGTATTTTTACCGGGGATTGCGCTGCAGCTCTCTTTCTGTTGGTGCTGGCCCAGTTTGCTGTGCTTCTTATGGAGTCCGAAAGGTTCTTTTTATTATAGTTAGGAATGGCACCAAGTAAAAAGCCGCCAATTAACCCGAAGAGGTGAGCGGTAATATTTATATTTGGCTGTAAAAAGGTCATAATCAAGCTGACGACACAAAGTATGAGGATAATTTGCGAGTTTTGCTTTGAAAGCATATGTTTTTGAAAGATAATAATCGCAAGATAGTAACCGAAAAGCCCGAAGATAGCACCGCTTGAACCAACATGGGTATAGGTTAATGGTTCAAGTAGAAGTGTAGCGACGTTCGCGATGAGTCCGGAGAGAAGGTAGACGAATAAGAATCTGCCGCTACCAAGTATCCGCTCGAGCGCCGGTCCGAATAAAACCAGCGAAAAGCTATTAAACAACATGTGGGCAAAGCCGCTGTGCATAAATGTTGGTGTAATTAACCGCCAAACTTCTCCTTCCGTAATATAAAGGTTAACACCGGAAAAAGTTTGAATGAACCATTGGTTTGGGAATATTGGTAAAATGGTTAAAAGATATAATAGGATGTGAATGGCAACAATAATAGAAACCAGCGGATAAAAACGAATAAATTCACGAAAGCTTTCTGTTCTTGTAAACAAAATGAAAAACCTCCCCTCACATACCATCATAAACAGATTCTCTGTCTTATACACTATTATGCAAAAGATATATTAAATAGAAGGAAGATGAACGATGATTAAAGGGATTGGGATTGATATTATTGAACTTTCACGGGTGCGGGAGATTATCGCTAGACAAAGTAAATTCATCGACCGAATCCTAACAAGTAATGAAAAGAGTAAGTTTGAGGACTTATCCGAAACTAGAAAGGTGGAATTTTTAGCAGGTAGATTTGCGGCGAAGGAGGCTTTTTCAAAAGCGATGGGTACTGGTATTGGGAAAGAGCTTTCCTTTTTAGATATTGAAATAGATACAGACCAACTGGGGAAGCCGCTTATTGTAAGGCCAGAGGTGAAGGCGCATCTGTCAATCTCCCACAGCAGGGAGTATGCAGTTGCGCAAGTGATCATTGAGGTAGAATAAACTTTGAGAATTGTCCAGCTCCGGGCGCCTTCCGCTTATATTTTTTTCGCATATTCACCCAGGTTGTCTCATATATTCATAGGGAAATAGGAGAGACAAGGTCAGCTATGGTTATTGAAGCCTGATTCCTGCCTTTCTCTTCTTTGATAATCATATGAAATGAGACAAGAAGGGGTTGAAGGGATGAGGAAAAAGTGGTTGCTCCTCTTAATGGGGCTGGTCGTCATTTTCATGCTTGCTGCCTGTGGTTCGAAATCACAGGACGATGTGGTGA belongs to Neobacillus sp. OS1-2 and includes:
- a CDS encoding rhomboid family intramembrane serine protease yields the protein MFTRTESFREFIRFYPLVSIIVAIHILLYLLTILPIFPNQWFIQTFSGVNLYITEGEVWRLITPTFMHSGFAHMLFNSFSLVLFGPALERILGSGRFLFVYLLSGLIANVATLLLEPLTYTHVGSSGAIFGLFGYYLAIIIFQKHMLSKQNSQIILILCVVSLIMTFLQPNINITAHLFGLIGGFLLGAIPNYNKKNLSDSIRSTANWASTNRKRAAAQSPVKILIWAAIIIIAIVGLLAQK
- the acpS gene encoding holo-ACP synthase — protein: MIKGIGIDIIELSRVREIIARQSKFIDRILTSNEKSKFEDLSETRKVEFLAGRFAAKEAFSKAMGTGIGKELSFLDIEIDTDQLGKPLIVRPEVKAHLSISHSREYAVAQVIIEVE